The segment TGCCTTATTTAGTTTTAAGTACTaataaaatagtgattttgtcagtcagcataggcagcagctctatagagatgagatgatgacatGGAAGgaaataaagtcatcaaataaaacaaatgtaatatgcACAAAAACTGAACGCTTTTATTAAAGTACTATGAATAAATGATGTAACCTTTAGGCTGTTTACATAAATGTCTATCTTTTACTGACTatatccatttctctctttcagaCAGTGTATCTCTCTCAGAAGGCCAGTGTagttctctgtcctcttctctgtggGGTGGAGGTTACCAGTCCCAGACCAGCCCCTGTCTGCCCATCCACCCAGACTTCTCCCCCATCCCTGCAGGCTTCCATGCCCCAGACAGAGCTCTGTGGACAGGCCACGCTCTGCCCCAGCCCAGCCTCCCTCCTCCAACCTCTATCCCTGACCCCTGGGCCTACAGCCTCAGCCCCCAGACCTCCGCCAGCTGCACACACGTCCACGACGtctacccacccacacaccctcacacacacatgcatccccggcacacacacacagtattacatccCCACCCGTCCCATGACCCAGGCCTAAACCCCAGGTTCAGCCCTCTGCTCCTGACTGGTGTGAAGACTCAGAGCCCCCTAGCCCACAGCCCTGCTGGACAcagcacacacagtaacacacacagcagccagaGCCCAGGGATACACAGTGGTGTGAAGACAGAGGTGGAGCAGGCCAGCCCCCCAACCCTGACCCCCTCAGCCTGGCCCACAGCTCTACACACACCCATGGATATCTACGACTCAGGTAAGCCTCTGACCTGgatcacacacaacacaacacacacacacacacacacacacacacacacacacacacacacacacacacacacacacacacacacacacacacacacacacacacacacacacacacacacacacacacacacacacacacacacacactcactctcctaTGTCTATGTTTCTGCTATGTTGTTGTTTTATCTAAAAGTTGATGAtatgctgtttctctctctccaggtctggATCAGGACAAAGTGAAGGCTGTTTGGTTCTGAGAGAGAGGATATGACATCACGGTGACATCACTCTGCCACTGAGCTGTGATCAGCTCTAACAGAACCTCCTGGAACCACATTGTTTTGTGGACTCGTTCTCTAGAAGACTCCACTCACTAGAAGAACTCAGAACTCCAGGGTGGTTTTAGGTTTCTCAGAAATCATTCTGGAGAAATATAGACTACTCTCCATGCCTCACAATCCACCAGGGATACTTCAGATCACTCTTTGGCAAAATATTTGTTCCTAATTTGTACCAAAAGTATTAGCTGGTTGATTGGGAACTAGTATCCCACATGAGGGTTCTGTTTAAAGAACGTAGTTTGTGGGATCACCACTCAGCCAAGCCTCTTTCTGATCTTTTAATATTGTGTTATGTGTGTAACTAGTTATATGTGTGTAATTGACTGAAATATATGTTGTATATACAGTAGTACTGTGATCTGAAGTGATTATCATTTCCGTAAAGTGTTTGATTGTTGCTAATTGTTTTTCACCGaccctgtgttgtcatgttgcctAGTGTTCTGTATGTGTGGAGAAATGTAATTATTGATGTGTAATAAATTGCTAAGTTCTATTGGCAATCATGCCCTACATCTTTAAGAGCTGACTCAAAGTACACAGCTAAATGTAATTTTTTTCTATCAAATCTGTTCATTGAATATCAACCAGCATTGTTAAGGATTGATATGTAGGTCAGCCTTGAAATTTTACTCAGAAATCCatctatattgaacaaaaatataaatgcaacatgca is part of the Oncorhynchus gorbuscha isolate QuinsamMale2020 ecotype Even-year linkage group LG09, OgorEven_v1.0, whole genome shotgun sequence genome and harbors:
- the LOC124042957 gene encoding transcription cofactor vestigial-like protein 3, translated to MSCLDVMFHQSYGGHYLPASSAAAAYKAAYYHHQHQHQQQKKLGVYSRMQQDSTEQQFPGGRQQQQRGGGGGRLAGEKGVRQGLEVSGLGGSWRSGKDSQPAEAEYLSSRCVLFTYFHGNIEDVVDEHFSRALSQPSTFTGETRSSRDTPIHTSASAGLWKDSVSLSEGQCSSLSSSLWGGGYQSQTSPCLPIHPDFSPIPAGFHAPDRALWTGHALPQPSLPPPTSIPDPWAYSLSPQTSASCTHVHDVYPPTHPHTHMHPRHTHTVLHPHPSHDPGLNPRFSPLLLTGVKTQSPLAHSPAGHSTHSNTHSSQSPGIHSGVKTEVEQASPPTLTPSAWPTALHTPMDIYDSGLDQDKVKAVWF